A window from Mangifera indica cultivar Alphonso chromosome 2, CATAS_Mindica_2.1, whole genome shotgun sequence encodes these proteins:
- the LOC123209563 gene encoding xylulose 5-phosphate/phosphate translocator, chloroplastic — protein sequence MLTLNLISSSPITFAKSIPINSSPLFIRTQNREYLNSPPALLNKTTFLIPTKIHGYPLGLTPQIQDSSVKNEYLLGISSKNRSLIAKAAAAESNPEGDGRTKPNKTLKLALVFGLWYFQNIVFNIYNKKVLNIFPFPWLLASFQLFAGSVWMLILWSLKLQPCPKITKPFIIALLGPALFHTIGHISACVSFSKVAVSFTHVIKSAEPVFSVIFLSFLGDTYPLKVWLSILPIVFGCSLAAVTEVSFNFGGLWGAMISNVGFVLRNIFSKKSLQNFKEVDGLNLYGWISIISLFYLFPVAIFVEGSQWIPGYHKAIEAVAKPSTFYIWVLLSGIFYHLYNQSSYQALDDISPLTFSVGNTMKRVVVIVATVLVFRNPVRPLNALGSAIAILGTFLYSQATAKKKVEGEKKS from the coding sequence ATGCTTACTTTAAATCTAATATCATCCTCTCCTATCACTTTCGCCAAATCTATCCCCATTAATTCTTCTCCACTTTTTATTAGGACTCAAAACCGTGAGTACTTAAACTCTCCTCCTGCTCTCCTCAACAAAACCACCTTTCTTATTCCTACCAAAATCCATGGATACCCACTTGGGCTCACTCCTCAGATCCAGGATTCAAGCGTCAAAAATGAATACCTTTTGGGGATTTCTTCAAAAAACAGATCTTTGATTGCTAAAGCAGCAGCTGCTGAATCAAACCCGGAAGGAGATGGAAGAACAAAGCCCAACAAGACCCTCAAACTTGCGCTAGTGTTTGGTTTGTGGTACTTTCAAAACATTGTTTTTAATATCTACAACAAGAAGGTATTGAACATCTTCCCTTTTCCTTGGCTTTTAGCCTCCTTTCAGTTATTTGCTGGCTCTGTTTGGATGCTGATTTTATGGTCCCTAAAGTTGCAACCTTGCCCAAAAATTACTAAACCATTTATTATTGCTCTTCTTGGACCTGCATTGTTTCACACAATTGGTCACATTTCAGCTTGTGTGTCTTTTTCCAAGGTGGCTGTGTCTTTCACACATGTTATCAAATCAGCTGAGCCTGTATTCTCTGTTATTTTCTTATCCTTTCTTGGGGATACTTATCCATTAAAGGTCTGGCTTTCCATTCTTCCCATTGTTTTTGGTTGCTCTCTTGCTGCTGTCACTGAAGTTTCCTTCAATTTTGGTGGTCTGTGGGGTGCTATGATTAGTAATGTTGGTTTTGTTTTGAGGAATATTTTTTCTAAGAAAAGTTTGCAGAATTTCAAGGAAGTGGATGGATTGAATTTGTATGGTTGGATCAGCATAATCtcattgttttatttgtttccgGTTGCGATATTTGTGGAAGGTTCTCAATGGATTCCAGGCTATCATAAAGCAATTGAAGCTGTTGCCAAACCATCTACGTTTTACATATGGGTGTTGCTTTCTGGAATTTTTTACCATCTATATAACCAATCGTCTTACCAGGCTCTTGATGATATCAGTCCATTGACCTTTTCGGTAGGAAATACTATGAAGAGAGTGGTGGTTATTGTGGCTACTGTTTTGGTTTTCAGGAATCCTGTTAGGCCTTTGAATGCGCTTGGATCTGCCATTGCGATATTGGGCACATTCTTGTACTCACAGGCTACAGCTAAGAAGAAAGTTGAAGGTGAAAAGAAGAGTTAA
- the LOC123209346 gene encoding B3 domain-containing protein Os04g0386900-like isoform X2 produces MELQGQEFWPLSGKPYFHVVLSKSNLKPSYHLTVSAEIQKVVPSLEIPTLLIFKDNEWQMVYQGQSKHKKFDGWKSFAMDNKLEIGDACVFELLDYSTQEIRCS; encoded by the exons ATGGAGTTACAGGGACAAGAATTTTGGCCATTGTCTGGGAAGCCATACTTCCATGTAGTTCTTTCCAAATCAAACCTCAAACCCTCCTATCATTTG ACTGTTTCGGCTGAAATCCAGAAGGTGGTACCCTCTCTGGAAATTCCCACTCTTCTTATCTTCAAGGACAATGAATGGCAGATGGTTTACCAGGGACAATCTAAACATAAAAAGTTTGATGGGTGGAAATCCTTCGCCATGGACAACAAGCTAGAGATAGGTGATGCCTGTGTATTTGAACTCCTCGATTACAGTACTCAG GAAATCAGGTGCAGCTGA
- the LOC123209346 gene encoding B3 domain-containing protein Os04g0386900-like isoform X1, producing the protein MELQGQEFWPLSGKPYFHVVLSKSNLKPSYHLTVSAEIQKVVPSLEIPTLLIFKDNEWQMVYQGQSKHKKFDGWKSFAMDNKLEIGDACVFELLDYSTQVLKFRVQILRGKIPSEFLDYSKNGLSKDTPIIIN; encoded by the exons ATGGAGTTACAGGGACAAGAATTTTGGCCATTGTCTGGGAAGCCATACTTCCATGTAGTTCTTTCCAAATCAAACCTCAAACCCTCCTATCATTTG ACTGTTTCGGCTGAAATCCAGAAGGTGGTACCCTCTCTGGAAATTCCCACTCTTCTTATCTTCAAGGACAATGAATGGCAGATGGTTTACCAGGGACAATCTAAACATAAAAAGTTTGATGGGTGGAAATCCTTCGCCATGGACAACAAGCTAGAGATAGGTGATGCCTGTGTATTTGAACTCCTCGATTACAGTACTCAGGTACTCAAATTCAGAGTCCAAATCCTCAGAGGCAAAATTCCATCTGAATTTTTAGACTACTCAAAAAATGGTTTAAGCAAAGACACGCCTATTATTATTAACTGA